The Mercurialis annua linkage group LG2, ddMerAnnu1.2, whole genome shotgun sequence genome contains a region encoding:
- the LOC126666729 gene encoding desmethyl-deoxy-podophyllotoxin synthase-like: MELQIFSFPLLCTSLFFIFMFLKLFKKSSANNLPPGPIKLPIIGNMHQLIGYPPHHRLRDLAKENGDIMSLQLGEVSNIVISSPEAAKEVMKTHDIAFAQRAFLLTASIITYNFTDIAFAPYSDYWRQLKKICILELTSAKRVQSFRSIREEEVQNLIGTISSFSGESFNFSKEWFPLTYGIAARASFGDKCKDQEEFIALVAEITKMSAGFNLADFFPSMKFIYVISGMKSKLLKLRESLDKIFETIIDNHRAKRKIGGESDDVDDLVDVLLRLQENGELEFQLTTDNIKAVILDVFIAGSETSSTTVEWAMSEMLKNPEIMKKAQDEVRSVVGEKGNVDETDLDKLSYLKLVIKETFRVHPPTPLRYRECREKCEINGYVIPAKTRVIVNAWAIGRDPNHWTNAETFYPERFLDSSIDFKGNHFEFIPFGAGRRMCPGIMFGIANVELPLAQFLYHFDWKLGDGLSSETVDMVEGFGATVRRKNDLHLIAIPHHN; encoded by the exons ATGGAGCTTCAAATCTTCTCTTTTCCTCTACTCTGCACTtctcttttcttcattttcatgttcttgaaattatttaaaaaatcctCTGCAAATAATCTACCTCCGGGACCAATCAAGCTTCCTATAATCGGAAACATGCACCAGCTTATCGGCTATCCGCCGCACCATCGCCTGAGAGATTTAGCCAAAGAAAATGGAGACATTATGAGTCTTCAGCTTGGTGAAGTTTCTAATATTGTCATTTCATCGCCCGAAGCTGCGAAGGAAGTGATGAAAACTCACGATATCGCCTTTGCTCAGCGCGCATTTCTGTTAACTGCGAGTATTATAACGTATAACTTTACGGATATCGCGTTTGCTCCGTATTCAGATTACTGGAGACAGCTTAAGAAAATTTGCATACTCGAACTGACAAGCGCGAAACGCGTTCAGTCTTTCAGATCGATCAGGGAAGAAGAAGTGCAAAATTTAATCGGTACCATTTCGTCTTTTTCGGGGGAGTCATTCAATTTTAGTAAAGAGTGGTTTCCTTTAACTTATGGGATTGCTGCTCGAGCTTCTTTTGGTGATAAATGCAAAGATCAAGAGGAATTTATTGCGCTTGTTGCAGAGATAACGAAAATGTCAGCAGGATTTAATCTAGCCGATTTCTTTCCGTCTATGAAGTTTATATATGTGATTAGTGGGATGAAATCTAAGCTCTTGAAGCTGAGGGAGTCGCTGGACAAGATTTTTGAAACCATCATTGATAATCACAGAGCCAAGAGGAAGATTGGCGGCGAATCTGACGATGTTGATGATCTTGTTGATGTTCTGTTGAGACTTCAGGAGAATGGAGAACTTGAATTTCAATTGACAACAGATAACATCAAAGCCGTCATACTG GACGTTTTCATAGCAGGCAGCGAGACATCATCAACAACAGTAGAATGGGCAATgtccgaaatgctgaaaaatcCTGAAATAATGAAGAAAGCACAAGATGAGGTAAGGAGTGTCGTCGGAGAAAAAGGAAATGTTGATGAAACGGATCTTGATAAATTGAGCTATTTAAAATTAGTGATCAAAGAAACTTTTAGAGTACATCCTCCTACTCCATTACGTTACAGAGAATGCAGAGAAAAATGTGAAATTAACGGATATGTAATACCAGCTAAAACCAGAGTTATCGTAAATGCATGGGCGATAGGAAGGGATCCGAATCACTGGACGAATGCTGAGACATTTTATCCGGAACGATTTCTTGATAGTTCAATTGATTTTAAAGGAAATCACTTTGAATTTATACCATTCGGTGCTGGAAGAAGGATGTGTCCTGGAATTATGTTTGGTATAGCTAATGTTGAGCTTCCGCTCGCACAATTTCTTTACCATTTTGATTGGAAGCTTGGTGATGGATTGAGCTCAGAAACTGTTGATATGGTTGAGGGTTTTGGTGCTACTGTTAGAAGGAAGAATGACCTACACTTGATTGCTATTCCACACCATAATTAA